The nucleotide window CTCAACTACTTCTTCAGGGTAAGTCTCTTTCCAAGGCTCGCGCCCAGCTTGCGTCAGTGTATGATGATGGTGATActgttgtgttttcaggccATTCAGGAGCAGATGAAACTCCATGGTCAGGAGCCGGTCACCTTCCAGGATGTCAAGGTatattgtgcacacacacacaaatagagcCACGTTGTTTGGGCTTTGATACTCATCAATAGCCTCACTGCCCTGTGCCCAGGATGAGATCTTTGACATGGTGAAGCCCAAAGACCCCTACAAGATCACCCTCCAGGACTTGGTAAACAGTTGCCAGGGCGACACCGTCGCCAGCATCCTCATCGACCTCAACGGCTTCTGGACCTACGAGAATAGAGAAGTGCTGGTCGCCAACGACAGCGACAACAACCGAGGGGACCTCGACGACTCCTGAGGAGGACTTGGGGACTCAACTCTTACTGCTGACTCAGGTCAGCTGGGAACGTTTTAGCTCAACGTCACCGTTGTGAAAACCTTCTGACCTTTCATTGTATTCcatattttctgtaaaaaatgtTCTTGAAAATAAACGTTTATgcccaaatgttttatttttaatttattaatttaaatgaaatcccATAACtatgttgacattttgtgttGTAGATTTAAAAAGTAATATAAAACTATAAATGAACAATATTTGCTGAATGGAATGATTGGGGTCGATAGAAAAGCCTTCATGGTTTGAATGCTTAGTAAATAATAACATTTAGCAATCATTGTAACACAATGGGACAACTGTGAAAAACGAAATGTcaggtaaaatgaaaaaaaagactcctTGTGAATGTTTTATTAACTGAGGACATAAATATGTACATATTCGTTGACGTTTAGTTAAAGTCGGCCCTTTTACAGATACAAAATGACTGTCCTTCATTGACTAGTGAAAGACATTCAGACAAAATGTTCTTAACAAGCccgttaaaaaagaaaaacttgagcaggatcatttaaaaaaagaggaatgcTAAACACTGCTGCTGTGAGATCTGAGGCCACACAGCCGTGTCAGTGGATATAAATAACATTAAGCAGCTTACTCTAGCTTGAACTCAGCATTGCAGCTTCAGCTCGGCTAAACGCTCATGAAAGGCTTTTAGAAGGACACttaaagaaaggaggaggaaaccaAAGTTACTAATTAATCCACCAAAACCAGCCTCATACCAAGGATTTGAGCTCTTGGAGTAACAGGCCTTAGTTAATAACGGCATATTACAGGGACCTGTTCAAAGAGCAGGAAGGCGAAGCAGCCTGGAGGAAGTACTCGTGACTCAAAAGGCTGAAGCAGCAGGGTCTCCGTACTGTGTGTACGTCATCATTCCCTGCTTATCCCTGGAACTAAAAAAACTACCCCCGCCCCCTTTACGCTTTAACAATGCACATGCCAGGTGTACGCATTGCTGCCAGAGACAAGTAACTGAGGCAGAGGAGACAAAGGCCGAGGCAGTACCGGTGTCCGACCACGGCTTTGCAAAAAGTGTCTGAACTTGGCAAATGTCTGATGCTActtattcacacaaacacattcacacataagGCGAGTGCAGCCACTTCCACAGCGCTTTCATTTCCCCTGCACAGTGgactaaacacaaccacactaTTAATCTACAGTATACTGCTCCTTAATTAAGGCTTCCCCACCGACAGAAATGTGTGGACGTTGTTttcaggaggggaggggggagggcacCCTGTTGGCGTCTGTGGTGTTCACAGGAGGTTCGGGGTCCATATCGAAGCTGATGTTTACGAAGGAGGCTCTGGATGCTTCTGGCTGCTCCACGGTGGCGGGATGAGGATCCTCCTGCTCGCCGCTTTGCTGCTCCGCGAAACGACGCTCCGCCGCCTCGGCCAagcggtcctcctcctcttcctcctcctcctgtgtgggccgggagagggcgggggggggggggttcatggagatatatatatctgtttgacaactgatgtttgttttctttttccggCCTCTGTTTTTAACTGGTACGACTTTATTCGTATGTCTGCGTATGTGCCATACCTCTTTCTTTATACGGTAGTACTCGTCAATTGCATATTGGTATTTAGGAGAGGTGATGCCGAACAGAGAGGCCAGTCTCTCTCCCATGTAGTCGCACACTATGGGGACAAACAGCAGCGATATGTTCCTCGGTCTGTAAAAACCATAATGATACTTCAGGGTGCGATTGGGCCCGGCTTTACCTGAGATGGTGGAGGTGCCCATTCTCCACATGTGGAACCAGAAGTACGGAGCCCACGTCAGTTTggactaaaataaaacaaaagaagagagaaatagAAGAGGACGTGACAAATAGAGCATATGTCTGCTGgtcaacccccccaaaaaacaacaacaggtttCAACGTACCGTATCAACAGCAATGACTTCTCTGTTGACAggctcctccgtgtcctcctcaTCGGTGCTGAACTCCTCCATCGTCTCCCCACTGGCGAAGAAGATGGTCCTGCGTGGAACCTTCACCCTCGCGGCGGAGTCTCCCATCTCCACCCTGTCGAAGTCGGTCGCCCCCGCTGGATCCTGTTAAACAGACAGTACGTGGATCCGTGTGCCATCACTCCTCTAGCAACATCTCAACAAGACGAGTTAATGTGTTCTCAGATGaaccctccctcactgagatgTAACTTAACTACGCAGCAGTTACTAAACTATAGTTCTACACAGTGAGGTGAGTGAATGGTCCTACGTGTTGAGACAGAACTCGCTTAGGTTCTTGTCAGACGGGTTCCGGCTCCGGTCCGTAAACTAGCCCGAggcaacgttagctaactttgtGGCTGTTGACGGTTAGCTTCTGAGCTAAGGAAACTATTCGCTATTAATCTAAAAacgagttgttgtttttttcattcacaaACACCGACTAACCTTATCAGTGTCCATGGTTTGCCCCAGTGAAACATTGACATTAGTTAAATACAACGACATATCTTCCATCGCAATTAACGTCGGCTCTTCCACCTCACCGAGATACACAGAGACGCTCTCTGTGTTCCGACAGCACTACTTCCGGTTGGAAGATATTCAGAATAAAAGATTTCGGGTCAAATCGGGTTTTCCCGTAAGTCGCTGTATTTGGTGCTAACTCTCCGTCCACTCTAACATATTTCATCCTCAACGAACCAAAAAACGAGGAAAACATTGATCAACATAGTTGCTATGTATCTtgagaaaacaataaaacaaataaataaataaataataacaagttAGACATTAGGTAtaagcaaagaaaaagaaacatgtaaataaataagaagattACTACTATCAAAACAGACCTACGAACTTACAAACAGAGAGGGAAGCATGGTTCTGCTTTTGGGACCACAACTCAAGTGCTGCATTTGTACTTTCTATTATAATTTTCATGTTGTGTTCTTCTCTTCTACTCTTAATTATGAACGTTTTACTCCActttattgattcattgttgAGCTGACCAGCTAAGACAGCTTTATATTAGATCTTAGATTATAATTACAAGACAACTACAGTATATACTAATGTATTACTAACAGATAtaaggggccgtttaggacttaactattGAGACGCGCTCCCACTCACTAATGAGACActcacacataaatacatacatactctGTAAACCATGTGCACATACAATTCCTAACACACTTTTATCCATAATTAAGTATTTTATTATCGGGAAGTATTGATAATTGAACTGAagtaaataatgtaaatatatcTTTGAATATGtaggaataaatgttaaaacaaaatgttaaaacaaatacacatacaaTCATATTAGTAGTACATGTGTGACTCGAATGTTATATTTACTGTGCTGACAGTCTTCCGGGGAACCAGATGTGTGTAGTTTTACAGGTTTACAGAGTTCAACAAGATATTCTAAAAAGAGACCAGGTGTAAATTCAGCCAATCCCGTTTGATGAATATGCTTTTGGAATCGGATGACAGCAACCCcctaaaaagtgtgcattttaGGGGGTTGCTGTCATCCAATTTGCAACCATTGGAAGTCGGACCTTTATTTCGAAAAGATGGGACCGGAAGCCGCTTGACGCTCGCACTAGCTCCGGTTTCCTCTCCTGTGGTGTTTTGGTCCGGTCGAGCCCACTCACAAAAATGACAGCAAGGAAGTCCGGCTCACGACTGGAGACCGAGATAGAGCGGTGCCGTTCTGAGAGTCAATGGGACAAGATACCGGAGCTGGTCCGGCAGCTCTCCGCCAAACTCATATCAAACGGTAAGAAACGAGCGCCTCGTCCCGGCTGTTCGCGCACTCGGTGTCTCGGGCCTTCCCTCCGCTCCGAGTCCTCGGTACTTCCTGATAGCGGCGAGCCGGTGCCGGGAGTCCTCCAGCACCGGGACCTCGTTGGAGGCCAGTTAGCTAGTAAAGGTCAAGAGAAAAACACACGCTGGGTTTTCGCCATCTGCGGGCAGCGTGGTGCGTAACGTGTCACACGCACGTACTTTGATTTGGGACacggaggacacggaggactCTGAGGACTCGGCTCGTGGTCTGACAACTCTGCCCCGGTGGGTCTCTGCGCCCTCCCGTCCAGCGGACATCGGTCATTCGGTTGATGTCGTCCTTGACAGTAGCGTTATTGTTAATTACTAATAAACTCCTAGCAGAGGACCTTCAGCCCTGTTTGACAGGTCGAGATGCAGCTGATGTTTATACCAGAATAACCCGTTTACCGTCTGCATGCTTCATCTTCTGCGCGTAGACGTTTGACTAAAGTCCCCTAGAGTTTATTGTGGTATATTTTCAAACCCTGTTTTTGCAAATAGCGTCACTGTGTGCTGACATGCGTGATAATACCAGCATGCTAAAGCTGTCTGACTGCTGAATGGTAAACAGCACAACAGCAGcaggttaaaaaacaaacacccccAATTCCTCAGTGCAATCTGAATCCTTGTATTGAAGGATGAAATCCAAGTTGTTCAACTGTAGAATTCTCTTTTAAATCCATATGAAATCAATGCATCATTTTGTAGATGATGAGGCAACATGTAAACACCGTTATATTCCATCCCACCTTGCAATTTATATTCACCTTATTATCATTACTGTTATTATACCGTTTTAAAATCACAATCACGCATGTATTTACCATCAGAACTCTGTTTCTATACATTGACTTATTCTTTCTCTCGAATCTTTGTATTAAAGAGAGTCTTGTTTTTGCTAGCCCCCATTGGGTACCTTTATTTTAACTCGCTGCATGAGTGGACTCTATACTCCACTTTCTGATCGCACCCATTGTTGAGATCACAAACAGAGAGGGAAGCATAGTTCTGCTTTTCTGCCTGGTGTCGTTAAAATAGCTGCATACAGTTTATGGAGACTAATGCACTTATTAACATTTAATTAAGTTGTTGAGAGATTACCCTAGAAAAGAAGAAATTGTATGAAATAGTTGTGAGCtgtaagtaaaaaataaaaatatttgtaatgGCTTCAGTGAGAGCTAATTTACAGTGGTGGAAGACGAGGAAGAAACTGTGGCCGTTATGGAATTTTTTTTCCTAGGAGGACTGAAGCTCTGGTCACTGACTGCGGTCAGTTACAGGATTTCGAACCGCTAAAATCCGGCACAATCACACCAGGGGTTAAGCTCGTTAGGGTTCTACATAATTCTGACTGGTATGTGTGTAAGCACAGCAGCGCTCTGCAACGTGTTGAGTGTTTATTGCAAACGAGCTGGCCACCACGGTAACCTTCCAAAAGGACACCGTCTCATCAGATAGTCCCTAAAATGTTAACATGAATCTTATTTTGCATTTTATGAATCAATACGTTTTAGCTTGGCTATTGATTGATTCAAGATTGACCTTCATATTATACACCGTGACTCTAGTTTAACCATATACTGCCCGTAACTGTATATTTTGTGCTGAGGCAATTCgccatgattgtgtgtgtgtgtgtgtgtgtgtgtgtctgcgtgtgcataGATGACCTAGGTGAGTTGTTGCTTGGGGAATGCAAGCTCCAGACGTACCTGAAGGAGAACCCCATGAAACAGGGAGCCAGTCCCAGGGGCCCACGGCCTAAACTGGTGGAGGTCAGGAAACATCTCACTGCTGCTCTGGACCGAGGAAACCTCAAGGTAACTGTGGGTGAAGAGATGGTCAACAAATTGTCTGGGGGATTTTCTGTGGTTTCAAGAAGTCAAACTAACGGAGAGAGGAAATGTGTTTCGGTCCTTCAGGCGGATTACCTCCAGGAGGCCAGTCTGCTGATGGCCAAACTCTGCTATGTGGAGGGAGAACACAGGGACGCGttaggtgagacacacacacacacacacacacactcctctggtATATTCACTCATATTTAATATCTGTTACTGGGATAATTTTAGGTGACCTTGGTTTTATACTGGTTGACCGAGGAACGTGTTGATTGATAATAATTGGTGTGTTGACAGGTCACTACAGCAGGGTGAACCTGGATGACATGCAGCTGGGAGGAGCTCCTGTGTACAGGCTATCCATGATAGCTGAGGCATATGCTACCAAAGgtagaaacacacacttacacggAGCGTCGTTTGGATCCTTGATTTCAACTGTTGTCAGTTCAGTCGGCTCTAACCAGCGCTCCTGCTTTGCTCCACACGGGGGCAGTACAGGTCACTGCTGTGGAATAAACTGGATTCTGCCGGATGGTTTTGTTGCACACGGTCGCACATCAGGCACCTCTGGTTGCCGTTGAATAATGGATAATTACTTACTGTTCTATTCTTATTCAAGTCTGTGTAATAACATTCTCAAAACCCAAGCAACCATTCCCCATCATTTATAATGGATGACAAATGAATGTGGTTTTCATGAAATATGAATGATGTTTCGAGGCTCAAAGCAGCTTGTTTTAAAACCAATCAGTAGGAGAAAATTGTCACCCGAGGGATCAAAAACTACATCAAATAACTTTATCAAAAAATATGAACTTATGGTTAAAAAGGCCCAAAATGTACATCAGGCACGACTAAGTGACTCGTGGTTATTTGCCACAGTGTGTTCACTGTTTCCCTGTCTCCCCCAGGACTGTGCTTAGAGAAGGTCCCAGCAGCCTCTCCGTCTCTATCCAATAAGAACACTGGGTCGCCCTCGTCCAATAAGAGCACAACGGACCGGGACCAGGAAATCATCACCTGCTATGAAAAGTCCGGAGACATTGCTCTGCTCTACCTGCAGGAGGCTGAGAAGGTACGCGTCGGTTGCATGTGGCTCCGCGTCTTTAGGCGGACCTTTAGTTTTAGGGTTGGAAAGCAGCATACTTTAAGCCAATTGCAGCATTTTGTTTCTAAGCAACACTAAATAACGTTTTAGCACCTGGACCTCCCGAGTGCTTTGCCAATGCTGTACGTGTGTGACGAACGCTCTGCAGACAGTGTGCAAGAATGACCAACCCGTTACCGCCTGTAACCGCCAACTAGTGAACAACACTCCCCCTGTTAGTCTGCACAGAGTCTCAGAGAGGACATTCTCCAACCGACTGAGCTGGCCAACAACACCGAAGTGCAATAAAAGGCAGGAAGATACAAATCAAACCGTACCGACATTCAAATTGTCATCATGAGTTCTATAAAGTCctgtatgaaataaaacaaactttgGAAGAGTGTTGCTGTCatagcaaaaaaacaaatggtacGTGTTATTGTTATCTTTTATATTGTTCATGATATAACAGGTGAGGTATAAAAGGGAACAAAAGGACTACAGTTTCACTGCTTGACACTACGAGGTCACCCCAACAATTGTGCACTGAACATACAAACCTAAAGACGGATATACTTGAATATGTTGTTATATATAAGTTAATATAATGTTATGTCATCAACTTTATcgttaaatgtttcactttttaagaaaacacacagTACATTGTTGTACGTCATTACCTTGCATCGCCTAATAATGCGTAAATATGTCGTTATAATGGAATACTTGTCAGTGTTTAATTTCTCAAGGGGTGGCAGCAATACGTTGCCGTAGGAAATATGATGAGTTCTaggatttttttaaaatgtcattctcGTATCAAAAGTCCATTGAGGTTTAGAGCTGCGCGTTTCATCTCTAAAATGTCAAAGAGTGGCgacaaattacattacattacattacatgtcatttagcggacgcttttatacaaagcgacgtacaataagtgcatttcaaccataggatacaaactcaggagaacaagaaacaagaaagtgcaatttcctcaaataagccaatttacaatttgctatagatgagtgacgttacaagtacaatttaagtgctacaatttgttagtctttagtcgaggtctgaagaggtgtgtctttagtttgcggcggaagatgtgaaggctctctgcggtcctggtgtcttcagagagctcgttccaccatttcggcgcaaggacagcgaagagtcgagacctagtcgagtgttttgctctcagtgagggaggaacgagtagttttgcagatgcagagcggagagtgcgggtcaggatgtcgggtttgaccatgtactggatgtaagctggaccgatccattcacagcatggtacgtgagcaccaatgttttgaactggatgcgggcggccaccagtgaagagagcggaggagtggagtagtgtgggagaatttcggaaggttgaagaccagtcgagctgctgcattctggatgagctgcagaggtcgaatggcggtagcagggagacctgccaggagggagttgcagtagtccaggcgtgagatgacaagagcctgaatcagtacctgcgctgccttctgagtgagaaggggacgtattctcctgatgttgtagagagtgtatctacaggatcgcgttgtcgcggtgatgttgggagtcagggagagttggctgtcgagtgtgacgccgaggttcccagcggttaaagtgggcgttagtacggagttcccaaagttgactgtcatgtcatgggtaagcgaatcttttccgggaaaaagaagtagttcagtcttgtcggggttgattttcagatggtgggcggacatccactgagagatgtcagttagacaggcagagatccgagccgccacctgggtgtccgagtgagggaaatGCACATAGCATGTGCAGCAAGTAGCTAGTCTCGTTTGGACCGACCAGCGGTCCATAGCCCAAGAAGTCTCTCATAGCCCAAAGTAACTCGCACATCCAGGCTGCCAAGTGCTTGCTTAGTTCACATTTCTCATACATGaatacattacatttgtttAATAGGCCTCTGTTGAAATGAAATAGTTTGAGTGAGCCAATTTGAATCTTGCTGTTATAAAATGATATCAGGCCGACTGTTTCccctgaaaatgtattttccaagatcatatacacacagacacacaagtgtATTCTGTTGTTGACACAAGCATAAATCTGCTGATGACTCCCACAGCTCATTGTTTTTAGTTCGCCCTGCTTTCATTGCTTTGGCCGCAGATGCGGAtcaaacatgaaagaaaacctTTTGCTTTGATATTAACTGCATTGGCAGGCAGAATCTTCCGCATAATTGATTTAGTTCAGAAGGCATTCAGGCAGATCTCTCTCTGCGATTTTCTGTTGATACTTGtatttctttctgtctgtctctgcaggccTTATCAGCAGGAATTCAGAACCGCAGCCCGAAGCCCGGCCCGACCGCCCAAGACCTGGAACTGGGCTACTTCCTGGAGACAGGCCTGCAGAGAGCCCACGTCATCCACTTCAAGAACGGGTGAGAAAGGGAAGCAGGTGGTGCCCGATAGATGATCAGATAGACAGAGATttacctgtcaatcactttaaaaACCGATGTTATGAAGACAATCAGACACGTATTTCAGTATTTACACCCGTTGTGGAAACTCTCTTTGAAAGTGTAGCATGAGATATGAAGAACTTTAGCTTAACAACCTACCTTTTCTGTTACATCTTGCAAAGTGACAAAGGTTTCTATCTGCTAGTCACGCTACTGAATGTTCACCTTTACACTCACACGTAGATAGAAACTTGAAAATGTTTTGGACATGAGTTGGATTATGCACACATCTGTTGTGAGATATCTTCCAtttcacacctcacacacagtACAGACTCTAACAAGTGTccctcttcctgtttcctcacTGCATTGCCATAGCAACCTGACACAAGGCGTGGGCCGTTTTCGGGAGATTCTTCGGGCTGTTGAGAACAGAACCACCCAGAGCCTCCGCATGGTGAGGGGTGATGGGTCGGGGGCGTTTTAATTCTGCTCTGAAATGAGTTTTATGGAAtaatatgtttatttgatttcttgTCTGGCTACCTCAGGAAGGGATTAAACAATATACGAAGTAGATATATCGTGTGTTATGTTCTAAATCCTTAGGCTGGCATGAAGAACTTGTAACTTGTAATTAAGTGGTTTTGAACCTGAGTGCAAATGTCCTTCGAGTCCAATTCAAAACCCACCACAAGTCAacttaacattttattttgattgtgtgtgtgtgttatgaagCAGTCTGTACAATTGTTATATCATGAATACAACGTTCTTCATTCTAAGTAGACAGATTGCTGCTGTGTTGGTTCCATCATttccaaatgtgtttgtgtgtttgtgaatgcagaCCATCGCCAGACAGCTTGCAGAGATCTTGCTCAGAGGAATGTGCGAACAGAGTTACTGGTCTCCTCTGGAAGACCCGCCCACCGTGTCGCCATTGGATGATCCAACACggcagggacacactcacaccaaGAACTACAGCTTAAGCCGACGCCCACGCGTGTACTCGGGAGAGAAGTAAGTGATAATGTGTGTGCGTTGATGCTAAAGTTGGAATACGGTGGAAAAAAACCAACGTCTCTAAAATTAAATTACGTTTTTAAGTTTTCTTTCCTAAATTGTCTTTCCCTTTCCGTGATTGTGAC belongs to Gasterosteus aculeatus chromosome 15, fGasAcu3.hap1.1, whole genome shotgun sequence and includes:
- the fam177a1 gene encoding protein FAM177A1; protein product: MEDMSLYLTNVNVSLGQTMDTDKDPAGATDFDRVEMGDSAARVKVPRRTIFFASGETMEEFSTDEEDTEEPVNREVIAVDTSKLTWAPYFWFHMWRMGTSTISVCDYMGERLASLFGITSPKYQYAIDEYYRIKKEEEEEEEEDRLAEAAERRFAEQQSGEQEDPHPATVEQPEASRASFVNISFDMDPEPPVNTTDANRVPSPLPS